The following is a genomic window from Flavobacterium crassostreae.
ATATAAGCCATTGTTTTGCGTGTAGTTTTTGATCCCATATTTTGAAATCACTTAAGAAATCTTTGTATTGATGTTGTAGATTCTTACCGCTAACGCCATAGAAAGAGGCGATAGCATTGCAATCATTAGGCTTGGAATCTATGGATCTCTTTTAAAAAAGACGCAAACTCCTGTGTCACCCGAGTTCCGTCTGCTACTAAATTCCAATCTCTAAAAACTACTTTTCCAGTATCTTCATTCAGCCATCTTCTTCGAGTGATATGAAGATATACCTGATGCCCACGAATAGGGAAATCCTGAACTGTTATTTCATCAAAGAATCCTTTTGAGCTCAATTTTGATTGTCGATGTTCTTTAGGAATTGAATTAATCTCCTTTAAGTAAAGATGAAGTATCTCTTCCTCTTTTTTATAGGAAGTCAGTTCAAAGTATTCAACTATAATTTCAGGAAGTAACAACTTGAGAAGGTCGACAAAAGAATCTTGCATTTGTATTAAATTTTAAAATGCAAATATCTAAATTTAATATTTCCCCACAACATTTAGACTTGATCCCCTTTTCTTGTTTTTCTTCGCTTTTTCTATTGCCTGATTTTCTTGGTCTATAGCTTGCCAACGGTATTTAATTCTTATTTCCTGTAAAGCTTCTGTCGCCAATTTTTGAACATGGAACCGGTCGATGACGCGAGTAGCATTAGGGAAACATTTTTTAGCAATCAATCCCATGTTTGCCGCCATGTCAAGAGTTATTTCGGTAACAGAATTTCGTAGTTTAAGCGGTATTTTTTCGATAATAGCAATTACTGTTTCTGCTTTGGTTCCAGCAATCATAGCGACTATAGTTCCTTTCTTTCCCTTTCCAGCTTTGTTGGTCAAAATAGTATAGAGTTCGCCATTGGACAAGGAGGTTTCGTCAATTGATAAGCGTTTGCCTATGTTTTCTGGAAATATAAGCCATTGTTTTGCGTGTAGTTTTTGATCCCATATTTTGAAATCACTTAAGAAATCTTTGTATTGATGTTGTAGATTCTTACCGCTAACGCCATAGAAAGAGGCGATAGCATTGCAATCATTAGGCTTGGAATCTATGGATCTCTTTTAAAAAAGACGCAAACTCCTGTGTCACCCGAGTTCCGTCTGCTACTAAATTCCAATCTCTAAAAACTACTTTTCCAGTATCTTCATTCAGCCATCTTCTTCGAGTGATATGAAGATATACCTGATGCCCACGAATAGGGAAATCCTGAACTGTTATTTCATCAAAGAATCCTTTTGAGCTCAATTTTGATTGTCGATGTTCTTTAGGAATTGAATTAATCTCCTTTAAGTAAAGATGAAGTATCTCTTCCTCTTTTTTATAGGAAGTCAGTTCAAAGTATTCAACTATAATTTCAGGAAGTAACAACTTGAGAAGGTCGACAAAAGAATCTTGCATTTGTATTAAATTTTAAAATGCAAATATCTAAATTTAATATTTCCCCACAACATTTAGACTTGATCCCAAAAAAACCCATAAAATACTTTCTATGGGTTTGTTATAAAAATTTTATTAAAGACTGTATTTAAGTAAAAGCCTTTTATAGAGGTGTAAAGATAAATTCTTATCTTTCGTGAAAGAATTTTATTATGGAATCATTCAAAGGAGAAAGTATTATCGATTTTTTTGACACTTTCAAAACAGATTTAACTTGTTTAGAATATTTAGCTTCAATAAAATGGAAAGATGGTTTTAAATGTTCGAAATGTAATCATAAGAAGTTTACTATTCGAAAGTTAAATTTTGCAAGAGATTGCAATTTATGTCATCATGTTGAAAGTCCAACTGCAAATACTATTTTTCATAAAGTAAAATTTGGAACTAGAAAAGCTTTTGGGATTGTTTTTGAGATGAGTGCAACCACCAAAAGTTTGTCTTCTTCTCAAATGGCAAAACGGTATTCTATAAGCCGACCAACGGCATGGTTGTTTATGCACAAAGTGAGATTAGCCATGAAAAGTAGTGCGTTAAATCCGATTGTTGGAACTGTTTATGTTGATGAATTTGTATATGGTGGAAAAGAAGATTTAAAACAAGGAAGAAGTAATGATAGCAAGAAAAAGAAGATAGTAGCTGCTGTTGAAATTGATGACAAAGGCGGGGTGAAAAGAGCTTATTTTAAAAGAATTGACAACTATTCTTCTAGTGAACTTGGTAAAATTTTTGAAAGCCACATTTCAACACAAGCAAATATAAAAACTGATCAATGGACAGGCTATAAACCATTAAAGAATGAATACAACATTGAACAAATTAAGAGTAATACTTCTGATTTTTTTCAAATGAACACTATTATTCATCAAGTAAAATCATGGTTAAGAAGTATTTATTCTTGGATGCACGAACAAAATATAGAAAGGTATTTAGACGAATATAGTTATAGATTAAATAGGTCAATATACAAGGAAACTATTTTTGACAACCTAATTATTAAGATGATGAAGCATAAACACATTGGATTACAAATAATTAAAATAAGTACATAACTTTACACCTCTAACCTTTTATTTTAAAAGACTAGATAGTCATGGAAACTTTTAGCGCTTGATCTGTATGCAACTCCAATATCTTTAGACTCTTTAGCTGCTTTAATGAAGACAATACGGATTGACAAATAGCATTTTTGTAAAAATTTAATTCCTGCAAATCCAACAGTCTAGCAATATCTTTGGTTAATCCTATTGCTGCTGCTTCGTCTTTTGGAAGTGTTGCTATAATTATTTTTTTGGGGTTATTACCCGCTACGTACCAACCAGCAACTGGCACTCCAATAGTATTGGAGGCTAGGTTAGTTTGTTTTACTAATTTAGTAGCAGGCAATACCTTACTTTGGTATGGCAATAGGGTGGTTGCCATAGCACTACAGCTTGCTACTATTGTAAGAAAAAGAGTAAAAATATTTTTCATAATCAATTACGTTTATCTTTTTGTTATAATAGAATAAAAATACATTAAATTTATCATAACTACAACTATTTTGGTCTAAAAAATCTAAAAAAATTACAAATAAAGCTCGTCACTGTTATTTTTATGTTTTAGTCTGTTGGTGTATTTATGTCGGACTAGTTGGCGGTGTTGTTTTAGAAAAAATAATTTTAACGCTTTTTGGGGTGCTATCTAAGTTAAAATAGTATTTTAGAGCTTTTTAAAATCTATTCTTAAATTGCACGCTATTTTTAATTACAAAATTTATAATTCTGTCGGCATGCTTCCTAGTAATTGGGATGCTTTGGCTGCTAAAAATATCTTTTTATCTAGTGCTTATTTGTATGTTTTGGAACATGCTGCACCCAAAAACATGTATTGTCATTTTATTGGTGTTTTTAAGAAAGACCAATTAGTCGGCATTGCTGTATCGCAATTCATTGACTTGAGTACTATTCCTTCTTTTGGGGAGCGCGACACCTGTATTAAAACCAGCATACGTCGTTTGGTGTTTAAGAATACTAGCTCCAAGGTATTGGTCTTTGGCAACAACATGCTTTCTGGAAAAAATGGCTATTGTTTTGAGGAGGTGTTGCCTGTGGAGGTGGGTTTGGGTATTTTAGAAAAGGCAGGACAATCTCT
Proteins encoded in this region:
- a CDS encoding ISAon1 family transposase N-terminal region protein, whose amino-acid sequence is MQDSFVDLLKLLLPEIIVEYFELTSYKKEEEILHLYLKEINSIPKEHRQSKLSSKGFFDEITVQDFPIRGHQVYLHITRRRWLNEDTGKVVFRDWNLVADGTRVTQEFASFLKEIHRFQA
- a CDS encoding ISAon1 family transposase, with translation MDSKPNDCNAIASFYGVSGKNLQHQYKDFLSDFKIWDQKLHAKQWLIFPENIGKRLSIDETSLSNGELYTILTNKAGKGKKGTIVAMIAGTKAETVIAIIEKIPLKLRNSVTEITLDMAANMGLIAKKCFPNATRVIDRFHVQKLATEALQEIRIKYRWQAIDQENQAIEKAKKNKKRGSSLNVVGKY
- a CDS encoding IS1595-like element ISFlsp4 family transposase — translated: MESFKGESIIDFFDTFKTDLTCLEYLASIKWKDGFKCSKCNHKKFTIRKLNFARDCNLCHHVESPTANTIFHKVKFGTRKAFGIVFEMSATTKSLSSSQMAKRYSISRPTAWLFMHKVRLAMKSSALNPIVGTVYVDEFVYGGKEDLKQGRSNDSKKKKIVAAVEIDDKGGVKRAYFKRIDNYSSSELGKIFESHISTQANIKTDQWTGYKPLKNEYNIEQIKSNTSDFFQMNTIIHQVKSWLRSIYSWMHEQNIERYLDEYSYRLNRSIYKETIFDNLIIKMMKHKHIGLQIIKIST